The sequence CCGCCGGAGCCGTCCCCTTCGAACCCCGCGCCCTCCTGGAACCCCGGACCGCCGAGCTCCACCTCGTTCCGGAAGGCCGCCGACCGGGCGAAGGCGGGCCCGTCGCACGCCGGCGCCGCGATCTCGATGTCCTGCCCCGGCCGCACCCGGTACGGCGAGAGCCTCACCTCCTGGTCGTCCCCCCTCGCCGCCGCCGGCCACGCCGCCCCCGCGACCACGACGGCCGCCACCCCGGCCGTCGCGACCCAGCGGGTCAGGACTCCCGTCGACTGCATCACGTCCCTCCGTCTCCAGCAGATACGATCTTGCTATCGATCGCTACCTACCCAGGCCGGAGAGCGTGTCCGTCAAAAGAAGATCAAAATCCGAGCGGCCTTCCCGGCATATGCCGCAGATTCCCCGGGCTTCGCGGCGGGCCACGGCGGCGCCCGCGATGGCCGTACGGACTCCCTAGGGTCCCGCGATGGCCGTACGGACTCCCTAGGGTTTCGCGGCGGCCATGGCCGCGCCCACGATGCCGGCCTCGTTCTGCAGGGTGGCCGGCACGACCGTGGTCTGCACCCGCACCTTGGGCAGGAACTTCTCCGACTTCTTACTGACCCCGCCGCCGATGATGATCAGCGATGGGGAGAACAGCGCCTCGACGTGCTGCAGATACTCCTCGACCCGCCCCGCCCACTTGTCCCAGCTCAGCTCGTGATCCTCGCGCGCGTGGTCGGAGGCACGCTTCTCGGCGTCCTTGCCCCTGATCTCCAGGTGCCCGAGCTCGGTGTTGGGCACCAGGTGGCCGTCGACGAACAGGGCGCTGCCGATCCCGGTGCCGAAGGTCAGCACCAGCACCACCCCGGTCTTGCCCCGGCCCGCGCCGATCGCCATCTCGGCCGTACCGGCCGCGTCGGCGTCGTTGAGCACCACCACGGGCAGGCCCGTCGCCTTGGCGAACAGCGCCTGCGCGTCCTCGCCGATCCACGCCGCGTCCACGTTGGCGGCCGACCTCGTGATCCCGTCGGTCACGATCCCCGGGAAGGTCACGCCGACCGGTCCGTTCCAGGCGAAGTGCTCGACGATCTGCGCGACCACCGGGGCCACCGCCTCGGGGGTGGCGGGGACGGGCGTCGGGATCCGCAGGCGCTCCCGTGTCAGCTCACCTTTGACGACGTCCACCGGCGCACCCTTGATCCCGGATCCGCCGATGTCGATTCCCAGCGCTTCCATGACATCCACCTCCTGCTCCGGGCTCCTTCCCCGTGACGGGGCACTGATGCTTCCGCGCCGGGCGGGTCACCGCGTGCGGCGGATGTCACGACAGCCCGTACGGCGGGCGTCACGACAGCACGGCAGGGGGAACACGGCGGGAGGAGACACCGCAGGAGGGCCTCACGGCAGGCGAGAGCCCCGAGAAGGAGCCCCCGGAGGCCCGGGCTGCCGGCGCCGCCGGTCACGTGCCGTCAGCCCGCGGCGGCGCGACGCCGGCGGAGCCGGACGGCCAGGACCGCGACCGCCACCAGCAGCGCGGCCAGCCCCCCGAGGACGCCGAAGAGGGACAGCAGGCCCGAGTCCGGCGGGACGGGCGTGCCCGCGCCGGCCCTCGGGAAGGTGACAGTGGCGCTGACCGTCCGCTTCACCATGCCGCTCATCAGGGTCAGCTCCACCTTCCATGGGCCGTCCGGTATCCGCCGGTCCAGCGTCACGGTCACCGGGGCGGCGGCGCCGGGGGCCAGCGTGACCCCCAGGTCGGCGGCGAACGGCCCCGCCGACAGGCCGCCCGGCCCGTCCGACAGCGACAGCGACCCGCTCATGTCCAGGGCCCGCGCACCGGTGTTGTGGACCAGGGCCGCCAGCTGCGGCCTGCCGTCCGGCGCCCGTACGGGCGTCAGCTCCTCGATCCGGAAATCCGACGGCGGTTCACCCCCGCGGCCTATGTCGAGGTAGAGGCGGATCCCGACCCGGCTGACGACGCGTACGGGGTGGGCGGCGTCGGCCTCGGCGACGGCCTGCGCCCAGACGACGCCGTAGCGTTCGCCCCGCGAGGCGGCCGGCGGCACCTCGATCGCGACCCGGGCGGTCCCGCGGCCCCCCGGAGGCAGGTCGAGCGAGGAACGGTCGAGTGACACCCAGCCCGTCAGCTCGTTGGGGGTGCGCCCCCGCGCCATGGCGAACCTGTTGCGCACGATGTCGGCACCGGCCGGGTACAGGTCGATGTGCTGGGCGTCGCCGGACGTGTTGGAGATCTCCAGCCGCCGCCTGATGGTGGTCCCCGGGGAAAGGTGATCGACGATGTAGGAGCGTGCCCGAGGGTCGTCCCGGCGGCTGACGGGCGCCTCCAGGAGCCGGATGCCGATCTTGCCGTGGGTGTCCTCCACCGCTTGCCCGCTCGCGCCGGCCGGCGGTCCGGCCGCACCCGAGCAGAGTGCGGCCAGCAGCGTCAACGCGCACGGCCTGGCGACCCGGCTAGGCCACCTGATGTGTCACCGTCCCGTTGTAGGTGCCCGTCTGGGCGGTGAGGGGGATCGAGATCACCAGGGTGGGGTTCCAGGTCACCGTGCTGCCGCCGGTGCCTCCCGAGTGGGAGAAGGCCGTCACCGCGGTGCCGGCCGTACCGGTCAGCGTGACCCTGTCGTCCTCGGTGAGCTGGCCCGGGGTGAAGGTGCCACCGCCGCTGGGGGCCGTGCCCGCCCCCGACCAGTACTCCAGCGCGCTGAAGGGGATGGTCAGCGCGGCGACGGTGAAGTCCGTCGCGTACACCGACGCCGTCCAGTCCGACGTGGCCCCGCCGCGGGTGTCGGAGACCGACACCGGGCCGAGCTGACCGGTGATCTCGCCCCCCGGAGGGGCGTTGCCGAGGTCGACCGGGCCGGCGGGGGCGCTGACGTCCAGGCTGCCCGCCGACACCTCGAAGGTGATCGGGGTGTCATCGGTGGGGGCGGCCACCGCCGGCGCCGCGAGCAGGAACATCAGCACACCCGCGCCCGCCGAGGTGAGCGTCATGGATCTCTTGCGCAAGGTCTCTTCCTTCCGAATGGCCGTACATGTCCTCGGGGGGCGGGCAAGCGATGGATCTCCTCCACCTACCGCGATCACCTTAAGTTCTCAATAACTACCCAGAGTGACGATAACGGCAAAGAGTCCGTCGGGAGATGCACCGGTAATGCCCGAAGTGCCGCACGGTCCGACCGGTCATCCGATGCCGTCGAGGCGGACCAGCATCTTGCCGACGTTGGCGCCGCGCAGCACCCCCAGGAAGGCGGCGGGTGCCTGGCCGATCCCCTCGGCCACGGTCTCCTCGGTGTGCAGGGTGCCGTCGGCGAGCCAGCCCGCGGCCCGTTCGATGTATTCGGGGAAGAGGTGGAGGTAACTGGTGACCAGCATGCCGCGCAGGGTGGCCTCCTTGTACGCGGCCCGGTAGAGGTTGTCCGGGCCGGGGACCGGCGCGGTGGCGTTGTAAGCGCTGATGGCGCCGACCAGCGCGATGCGGCCGGCATGGCGTATCGCGCCGATGGCGGCCTCCAGGTGGTCGCCGCCGACGTTGTCGAGGTAGACGTCGATGCCCTCGGGGGCGGCCTCGGCGAGCTGGGCGGCGATCGAGCCGGCCCGGTAGTCGATCGCGGCGTCGAAGCCGAAGCCGGTGACCAGCTTCTCGGCCTTCGCCGGCCCGCCGGCCGAGCCGATCACCTTCGCCGCGCCGAGCTTGCGGGCGAGCTGCCCGGCGACGCTGCCGACGGCTCCGGCCGCGCCCGACACGAAGACCACGTCGCCCCGCCGTACGGGGGCCACCTCGGTGAGGGCGGCGTACGCGGTCAGGCCCGTCGTGCCCAGCGCTCCCAGGTAGGCCTGGGCGGGGACGGCGGCGGTGTCGACGACGGTCGCGGCGGAGGCGTCCATGACGGCGTACTCGCGCCAGCCCAGGAAGTGCGAGACGGTCGCCCCGACCGCGACGGCCTCCGACCGGGAGACGACGACCTCGCCGACTGCCCCGCCCTCCAGCGCGGCACCGAGCCGGAACGGCGGGATGTAGGACTCGGCGTCGTCCATCCGGCCCCGCATGTACGGGTCGACCGACATCCAGGTGTTGCGGACCAGGATCTGGCCCTCGCCGGGCTGCGGCACCTCGGTCCGGACGAGTTCGAAGTTCTCCGGGCCCGGCTCGCCGGCCGGGCGGGAGGCGAGCCGGATCTCCCGGCCGATGATCTGCTTGTCCGGGGTGACGTTCGAAGACATGGCGACCGCCTCTTTCTGCTGGGTGGGGAATCGACCGGCCCGTTTCCCGGCCGCGTCAGGCTCAACTGTGCCGACCGGCGCGCACGATCGGCTGGGGGTCCGCTGGGGGTCGGCGCACGGCCGGGCGCCGGCCTGCCGTTCTCACGCCGTTCGGCTCCGTTAACGTGATGCCATGCGCTTTGGGGTACTTGGTCCGCTGGCGGTATGGACGACCGACGGCAGGCCGGTGCGGGTCCCGGAGCTGAAGGTCCGCGCCCTGCTGGCCGACCTGCTGGTGCACCAGGGACGGCCGGTGCCGGCCGACCGGCTCGCCGACGACCTGTGGGGCGAGGACCTGCCCGGAAACCCCGCCAACACCCTGCAGACCAAGGTCTCCCAGCTGCGCCGGGCCCTGGAGCAGGCCGAGCCCGGAGGCCGGGGCCTGGTGGCCTACCTCCCGGCCGGCTACCTGCTGCGGATCGAGGCCGACGCGGTGGACGCGCGCCGGTTCGCCGATCTGGTGGTCCGGGCACGCGAGAGCGGCGATCCCCGTGCGAGGGCGGCGCTGCTGTCGGACGCGCTGGCGCTGTGGCGCGGCCCCGCCTTCGCCGACTTCGGGGACGAGGGGTTCACCCGGGCGGCGATCACCCGCCTGGAGGAGCAGCGGCTGACCGTCCTGGAGGAGCAGGCCGAGGTACGGCTGGAGCTCGGCGAGCACGGCCTGCTGGCCGACGAGCTCGGCGACCTGGTCGCGCGCCACCCGCTCCGGGAGCGGCTGCGCGCCGCGCACGTGCGCGCCCTCTACCGCGCCGGCAGGCGGAAAGAGGCCCTGGACAGCTACGGCGAGCTGCGGGAACAGCTCGCCGAGGAGCTCGGCCTGGACCCCGGCCCGGAGCTGACCGCCCTCCACCAGGCGATCCTCGAACAGGACCCCGCCCTGTCCGCCATCCCGGCCCCGGCCACGTCGGCGGCGCGGCCCCGTACCAATCTGCCCGCCCCGCTCACCGACCTGATCGGCCGGGACGGAGCGGTGGCCCAGCTGCGCGCGCTGCTCGAATCGGCCCGGCTGGTGACGCTCACCGGTCCCGGCGGCGTCGGCAAGACCCGGCTCGCCCTGGAGACGGCCGCCCAGCTGACCGGGGCGTTCCCCGACGGTGTGTGGCTCGTCGAGCTCGCCGGGCGCCGGCCCGCCGGCGGACCGGACACCCGGCCGGCGCCGGCCGAGGTGGGCGAAACGGCCGAGGTGGGCGCGGTGGCCGAGACGGTGGCCGCGGTGCGCGAGGTGGCCGAGACGGTGGCCGCGGTCCTGGGGATCCGCGACGGGACCACCGCGGGCTCCCGCCCCGGCGTACGGCCCGCCGGCCTGACCGACCGGCTCGCCGACGCCCTGCGCCCCCAGCGGCTCCTGCTCGTACTGGACAACTGCGAGCACGTGGTCGAGCCGGTCGCCGAGCTGGCGGAGCTGCTGCTGCGGCGGGCACCGGGGCTGCGCATCCTGGCGACCAGCCAGGAGCCCCTGGCCGTCTCCGGAGAGGTGCTCCAGGCGGTCGCGCCGCTGGAGTTCCCCGGCCCCGCCGCCGGCACGGAACTCTCCGACCTGCGCCGGTCGAGCGCCGTACGCCTGTTCGTGGCGCGCGCGTCGGCGGCCGCACCGGGCTTCGTCCTCGACGCGGACAACGCCCCCGCGGTCGCGGCGATCTGCAGACGGCTCGACGGCCTCCCCCTCGCGCTGGAGCTGGCGGCCACCCGGATCCGGGCGCTGGGCGCGCGCGGGCTGGCCGAGCGGCTGGACGACCGTTTCCGCCTGCTGGCCACCGGCAAGCGGGGTGCCCCGGCCCGGCAGCAGACCCTGCGGGCGATGATCGACTGGAGCTGGGAGCTGCTCACCGAGCCCGAGCGCGTCGTGCTGCGCCGGCTGGCCGTCCACTCCGACGGCTGCACCCTGGAAGCGGCCGAGGCGGTCTGTCCCGGCGAGGATCTGGACACCGCCGACGTGCTCGATCTGCTGATCCGCCTGGTGGACCGCTCGCTGGTCGCCACCGTGAACGGCACGGACGGCCCCCGGTACCGGCTGCTCGAATCGGTCGCGGCCTACTGTCTCGAACGGCTGCACGCGGCGGGAGAGACCGACCGCGTACGGCGTCGGCACGACGTCTACTACACCGAGCTGGCCGAGCGGGCCGAGCCGCACCTGTACGGCCCCGGCCAGCGCCTGTGGCTGCAGCGCCTCGACGCCGAAACCTCGGACGTGCGCAGCGCGCTCCAGGGCGCGGCGCGGCGCGGGGAAGCCGATCTCGCACTGCGCCTGGTCAACGCGGCGGCCTGGTACTGGTTCCTGCGCGGACGCCACCGGGAAGGCCACCGCCTGCTGACGACGGCGCTGGCCGTGGACGGACCGGTGTCCGCCGCCGCGCTGGCCAGGGCCACCACCTGGCAGGCCGGGTTCGCGATGCTGGCCGGCGACGGCACGGACCTCGTGCGGCAGAGCCGTACGGCTCTGAAAACCTATGACGGCGTCGACGACCCCGAGCACCACGCGAGGGCGGAGTGGTTTCTGGGACTCGCCCATCTCCACTTCGGCGACGTGTCCACCGGCGGGGACCTGGCCGGCCGGGCCCTGGCCCGCTTCCGCGCCCTCGACGACCGCTGGGGCGTGGCCGCGGCGCTGGGCAGCCAGGCCAGACAGGCGATGTTCCGCGGCGACTTCCCCGCGGCCGGACGGAGCGGTTCGGAGAGCGCCGCGCTCTTCGGTGAGCTGGGCGACCGCTGGGGCCGGCTGCAGGCCACGGACACGCTCGGCTACCTGGCCGAGGTCACCGGCGACCACGGGCGGGCCGCCCGCCTGCACCGGGACGGCCTGCGCGTCGCCGAGGAACTCCAGCTGTGGACCGACGTCTCCTACCGCCTCTCCGGCCTCGGCCGGATCGCCCTGCTGACCGGCGACTTCGCCCAGGCCGGGGAGCTCCACGAGCGGGCCATGCGACTGGCCGCCGAGCAGTCCAACAAGTTCGCCGAGGAGTTCGCCGAGGTCGGCCTCGGGCTCGGCGCCAGACGGCAGGGCGAGCTGGAGACCGCCGAAACGCACCTGCGCAACTCGCTCGACTGGAACCGCCGGCTGGAAGCGGACTACGGCGTGCCGTTCTACGGCGTGACGCTGCTCCTGGCTGAGCTCGGATTCATCGCCGAACAGCGCGGCGACGCCGGCCAGGCCCGCTCGCTCCACCTCGAAGGGCTCGCCGCGGCACGCGAGATCGGCGACCCCCGCGCGATCGCCCTCGCCCTCGAAGGCCTGGCCGGCGCGCAGGCGCTCGCGGGGGACCACGGCCACGCGGCCCGCCTGCTGGGGACGGCGACCGCCGTCAGAGCGTCCGTGGGCGCTCCCCTGCCCCCCGCCGAACGCGGCGACGTGGACCGCATCACCTCCCGGGCCCGCGACGCCCTGGGAGAGGAGGCCTTCGCCGCCCGGTTCGCCGAGGGCACCGGGCTGGACCACGACGCCCACCTGCGGTACCTCACCCCGCCGGGGCCCTCAGCGCTTGACCCGGTCCCGCCGAGAGTCCTCAGCGTTTGACGGGTCCCGCCGGAGGTCCTCAGCGCTTGGCCCGGTCCCGCCGGGGGCCCTCAGCGCTTGACGGGGCCCGTCGAGGCCCTGACCACCAGTTCGGGCTCGAAGAGCAGCTCGTCGGCCGGGACCAGGGCCTTGTCGATCTGGGCCGCCAGGAGGTCGACGACCGCGCGGCCCATCGCGTCGATGGGCTGGCGCAGGGTGGTCAGCGGCGGGTCGGTGCAGTTCATCAGGGCGGAGTCGTCGTAGCCGATCACCGAGATGTCGTCGGGCACCGACAGCCCCGCCCGGCGCGCCGCCCGGATCGCGCCCAGCGCCATGACGTCGCTGGCGCAGATGACGCCGGTCACGCCCCGCCGTATCAACCGGGTCGCCGCCGCGTGCCCGCCCTCAAGGGAGAACATGGTGTGCTCGACGAACTCCGGGGCCAGGCCGGCCGCCTGCAGCTTGCGCCGCGAGGGCACGTGGTCCGGCGGGCCGAGCACCATGCCGATCCGCTCGTGCCCGAGCGAGCGCAGGTGCCCGAGCGCCATCTCGGCGGCCGCCACGTCGTCGCAGGAGACCTGGGGGAAGGCGAGATGCTCCACCGCGGCGTTGACCAGCACGGTCGGCAGCCGGCGCTCCAGCAGCAGCTCATAGTGGCTGTGGGAGGCGTCGGCCTGGGCGAACAGGCCTCCGGCGAACACCACGCCCGACACCTGCTGCTGGAGGAGCAGGTCCACGTATTCGGCCTCGGAGACCCCGCCCAGCGTCCTGGTGCACAGCACCGAGGTGAACCCCTGCTGGGCCAGCGCTCCCCCGACCACCTCGGCGAACGCCGGGAAGATCGGATTCTGCAGCTCCGGCAGGACGAGCCCCACCAGCCTCGCCCGGTCACCGCGCAGCTGCGTCGGCCGCTCGTAGCCGAGCACGTCGAGGGCCGTGAGCACGGCCTCCCGCGTCGCCTCGGACACCCCGGGTTTGCCGTTGAGCACGCGACTCACCGTCGCCTCGCTCATGCCGACCTTCTTGGCCACCTCTGCAAGCCGTCGCGTCATGACGAAACCATACGGCATTAGGCGCAAGTATTTGCGGATCTTTGCGAAAGATATCGCATATTTCCCCTGCGTTCCCCGCCCTCCCGGCACGGCGGGGAACGCCCCGCGCCGCACCGCCTCCGACCGGCCGCCGCGCCCTCCACCACCCGGGCAGGCCGCGGGGTGCCGAGGCCATGGAGGCCGCCGTCCAGAGTCCGTTTCGAAGTCAGTAGATGAGGGTGAGGCACCCCGTCAGGAGTTCAGATCTCCCGTCCTCCGCCAGTTCGGAAGGGTGCGCCGGTTCGAGAGCACACCCTTCTTGCTGTCCTGTCTCAGCGTGGTGCGCCGGCCGTCCTGTCGGCGGCGCCCGGCCCGGTCCGTTCCGGTACGGCGAGACCGGCCAGGAACCACGCGTCGATGCTCTCGCCGACGGTCACCATCGCCTGCCCGTCGGGAGTGAACGAGACGATCTGGCCGCTCGGGTGCGCCCACAGCGTCCGCCCCACGGAGTCGAAGAGCACAGAGCCGTGGTCCGACGCGACGAAGGCGAACGGTCCGCGGTCGGCCCACACCGCGCGGGTCGAGGTCGCGGCGAACGGGGAGGCCGCATCGAGCTCTCCCGGGAGTTCCGCCGACCGGACCAGCGCACCGGCCGTGAGGGACGGATGATCTGGCGCCGGATCCAGGTTCAGCATCCGGGCGGCCGGGCCGGCTTGGGCGCCCCGGACCGCGGCGCCCTCGACCGCGCCGCCCACGGCGAACAGGGCGGCGCCATCCGGGGCGAAGGCGAGGGCGTTCACATCGGTGAGCCCGGTCTGGGCGGCGGCCAGCACGGCGCCGCCGTCGGCCTCGCGTATCACCACACGGCCATCCGGTGCCGTGTGCGCCAGCAGCCGGCCTCTCGCGTCCAACGCGACAGGACCGAACGCCTTCTGCTCGGCCGGGACGTCGTCGTCCGGCATCGGCCGCTGCTGCGCGGGCCAGGACAGCACCCGGGGCGCGACCGCGGCCAGCTCCTCCTCGTCCAGCTCGGCGAGACGCAGGCAGACCTCCTGCCAGACCTCCTTGGTCGGGCGCGCGTTCAGGAGTCCGTCCAGAGAGCTCATCGCAGCGGGTCCTCTTCATCTGGAGGCGAGAAGGGAAGGGAGTGGGCTTGCACGCCGTCGTCGGGAGAAGCGATCACCAGGGTGCGGCCGTCGGGGGTAAGCGCGGCGGCGATCCGCGGGCCGGGGGCGTCCACCGACAGGCGGGCGGATGCGGTGGCAAGGTTCCAGACGGTGACGCGGCGCTGGTCCACGATCGGCACGAGGGGCTCGGCACCGCACCACACGGGCCGCAGGTTGATCCGGTCGACCCGTTCGCCGGTCGGCAGGACCATCGGTTCGGGTCCGGCCGCCGGGTCGTCCAGATCGACGACCGTGGCCACCGTCTCGTCGGGCCGGGCACCCACGACGGCGAGCGCGGCCCCGTCCGGGCCGAACGCCAGACCGTTCACCCACGGAATACCTGTGCGGTACTCGGTACACGCGCGGCTACCGATCTCCTGAACGACGACTCCTTCCTTCGAGGACCACCGGCGGGCGGTGGAGAAGGCCAGCCGCGATCCGTCGGCGTTCAAGGCGACGGTGCCCTCACCCTGAATTCGATCCTGGTGGGCGAGGCCCTCGAAGATGTTCTCGATGTCGTGGACGACGCGCCGGGTCGCCGCGTCCCGGACGACGACGTTCCGGCTGAACGCATTGGACGTGGCGAAGAACCGGCCGTCGCCGCTGGCCGCGGCCTGCGCGAGGTCCGGACCGTCGCCACCACCGCCCCCGGTCATGGCTCGCGTCCACGGCTCGCCGGGGGCGTTGAACGACCAGCGGTAGATGGAGTTGCCGCTTTCCATGGCCGTCAGCGCCGATCCGTCGGGGTCGAAGACGAGATCGAGGACGCGCCGACGACCGGGGACGGAGAGGCGGACCACGGTTCCCTCCGCCAGGAGCAGCACCTCGGAGAACTCTCGGAACCACGGCGTGGCCGTCGCGATCGCCACCCGGCTCAGGTCCGCGGTGGCCGCGATCGCGGTGATCCGCTCGGGAACGGGTGAACGCGCGGGGAGGGGACGCGGCGTCTCCAGATCTTCGGGGGCACCGAGCTGCCGCACCGACATGGCGTCTCCGATCGACGGTGTTGATCAAGCGGAACGACCGAGACTCTAGGGATCGACACCGACAATCGCAGGATTTCGCGGAACTCGCCCGACACCAGGGCCGCGCGCGCCCGAGCGGACTCACACGCGTGTTCTCGCTGAGGGACGGTGCTGAGGACGGTGTCTCCGCGTGGGCGGTGACCCTCGGATCACGCACTGATCAACTTTGAGAACAGGCCCTAGACCTCCGAGATCCGCCCGGCGTCGACGTGGATGTGCCTGGTGGTGTGCACGGCGTCCAGCATCCGCCGGTCGTGGGTGACCA comes from Streptosporangium roseum DSM 43021 and encodes:
- a CDS encoding WD40 repeat domain-containing protein, with translation MSVRQLGAPEDLETPRPLPARSPVPERITAIAATADLSRVAIATATPWFREFSEVLLLAEGTVVRLSVPGRRRVLDLVFDPDGSALTAMESGNSIYRWSFNAPGEPWTRAMTGGGGGDGPDLAQAAASGDGRFFATSNAFSRNVVVRDAATRRVVHDIENIFEGLAHQDRIQGEGTVALNADGSRLAFSTARRWSSKEGVVVQEIGSRACTEYRTGIPWVNGLAFGPDGAALAVVGARPDETVATVVDLDDPAAGPEPMVLPTGERVDRINLRPVWCGAEPLVPIVDQRRVTVWNLATASARLSVDAPGPRIAAALTPDGRTLVIASPDDGVQAHSLPFSPPDEEDPLR
- a CDS encoding BTAD domain-containing putative transcriptional regulator; protein product: MRFGVLGPLAVWTTDGRPVRVPELKVRALLADLLVHQGRPVPADRLADDLWGEDLPGNPANTLQTKVSQLRRALEQAEPGGRGLVAYLPAGYLLRIEADAVDARRFADLVVRARESGDPRARAALLSDALALWRGPAFADFGDEGFTRAAITRLEEQRLTVLEEQAEVRLELGEHGLLADELGDLVARHPLRERLRAAHVRALYRAGRRKEALDSYGELREQLAEELGLDPGPELTALHQAILEQDPALSAIPAPATSAARPRTNLPAPLTDLIGRDGAVAQLRALLESARLVTLTGPGGVGKTRLALETAAQLTGAFPDGVWLVELAGRRPAGGPDTRPAPAEVGETAEVGAVAETVAAVREVAETVAAVLGIRDGTTAGSRPGVRPAGLTDRLADALRPQRLLLVLDNCEHVVEPVAELAELLLRRAPGLRILATSQEPLAVSGEVLQAVAPLEFPGPAAGTELSDLRRSSAVRLFVARASAAAPGFVLDADNAPAVAAICRRLDGLPLALELAATRIRALGARGLAERLDDRFRLLATGKRGAPARQQTLRAMIDWSWELLTEPERVVLRRLAVHSDGCTLEAAEAVCPGEDLDTADVLDLLIRLVDRSLVATVNGTDGPRYRLLESVAAYCLERLHAAGETDRVRRRHDVYYTELAERAEPHLYGPGQRLWLQRLDAETSDVRSALQGAARRGEADLALRLVNAAAWYWFLRGRHREGHRLLTTALAVDGPVSAAALARATTWQAGFAMLAGDGTDLVRQSRTALKTYDGVDDPEHHARAEWFLGLAHLHFGDVSTGGDLAGRALARFRALDDRWGVAAALGSQARQAMFRGDFPAAGRSGSESAALFGELGDRWGRLQATDTLGYLAEVTGDHGRAARLHRDGLRVAEELQLWTDVSYRLSGLGRIALLTGDFAQAGELHERAMRLAAEQSNKFAEEFAEVGLGLGARRQGELETAETHLRNSLDWNRRLEADYGVPFYGVTLLLAELGFIAEQRGDAGQARSLHLEGLAAAREIGDPRAIALALEGLAGAQALAGDHGHAARLLGTATAVRASVGAPLPPAERGDVDRITSRARDALGEEAFAARFAEGTGLDHDAHLRYLTPPGPSALDPVPPRVLSV
- a CDS encoding NADP-dependent oxidoreductase — its product is MSSNVTPDKQIIGREIRLASRPAGEPGPENFELVRTEVPQPGEGQILVRNTWMSVDPYMRGRMDDAESYIPPFRLGAALEGGAVGEVVVSRSEAVAVGATVSHFLGWREYAVMDASAATVVDTAAVPAQAYLGALGTTGLTAYAALTEVAPVRRGDVVFVSGAAGAVGSVAGQLARKLGAAKVIGSAGGPAKAEKLVTGFGFDAAIDYRAGSIAAQLAEAAPEGIDVYLDNVGGDHLEAAIGAIRHAGRIALVGAISAYNATAPVPGPDNLYRAAYKEATLRGMLVTSYLHLFPEYIERAAGWLADGTLHTEETVAEGIGQAPAAFLGVLRGANVGKMLVRLDGIG
- the ppgK gene encoding polyphosphate--glucose phosphotransferase, which encodes MEALGIDIGGSGIKGAPVDVVKGELTRERLRIPTPVPATPEAVAPVVAQIVEHFAWNGPVGVTFPGIVTDGITRSAANVDAAWIGEDAQALFAKATGLPVVVLNDADAAGTAEMAIGAGRGKTGVVLVLTFGTGIGSALFVDGHLVPNTELGHLEIRGKDAEKRASDHAREDHELSWDKWAGRVEEYLQHVEALFSPSLIIIGGGVSKKSEKFLPKVRVQTTVVPATLQNEAGIVGAAMAAAKP
- a CDS encoding LacI family DNA-binding transcriptional regulator — protein: MTRRLAEVAKKVGMSEATVSRVLNGKPGVSEATREAVLTALDVLGYERPTQLRGDRARLVGLVLPELQNPIFPAFAEVVGGALAQQGFTSVLCTRTLGGVSEAEYVDLLLQQQVSGVVFAGGLFAQADASHSHYELLLERRLPTVLVNAAVEHLAFPQVSCDDVAAAEMALGHLRSLGHERIGMVLGPPDHVPSRRKLQAAGLAPEFVEHTMFSLEGGHAAATRLIRRGVTGVICASDVMALGAIRAARRAGLSVPDDISVIGYDDSALMNCTDPPLTTLRQPIDAMGRAVVDLLAAQIDKALVPADELLFEPELVVRASTGPVKR